The stretch of DNA AGCGCGTGTCGCTGGTGGGGGTGCTGAATGCCGATACCGCGTTGTTTTCACATGATTTCCGCGCAAGCGAACGTTTGTTTGCGCAACTCATGCAGGTGAGTGGCCGGGCCGGACGTTCGGGGCTGCCGGGCGAAGTGCTGGTGCAAACCCGTTATCCGCGTCATGCGCTGTATCAAGCGCTAGCACGCCATGACTACATAGGCTTTGCCAATGCAACGCTGGCCGAACGCCGCGATGCGCATTTGCCACCGTTCGTCTATCAGGCGCTACTGCGTGCGGAAGGGCGCACCCTGGAGGCCGCGCTGGCATTTTTGCAGCACGCAGCGGCAGCGTTGCAGGCACTGCCCTCGGCTGAGCGAATCACCGTGTACGACGCGGTGCCATTGACCATCGTCAAGGTCATGCATGTGCATCGGGCGCAGTTATTGATCGAGAGCGCCTCAAGGGCCGCATTGCAAGCCACGCTGCGGGCATGGCAGCCTGCGCTGCGCCAGCAAAAAGGCGTGCTGCGCTGGAATCTTGAGGTGGATCCTCTGGATATCTGACAATCTCAGGAAAAGATGGAACGAAACCGCCTGGTGCGTTACTCAAGTGAACGGGCAGTTATTCTAGGTGATTTTTTTATAGTCGACTTTACTGATATTTCTTTATCCGGGGGACTCAATGTATAAGAATACTGGCGTTTCAGGAACCAAGAATACGAATTACAACGATAATCATTCTACAGACGTTGAGCAGATTGAGCCAAAAGGTATATTTAAACTTGACATTAAAGATAGTAAATCTAATGCCGGGGAAATAATTCCGCGGAACCCTGGAAATCAGATGGATAGCGTTCCGATTATTGGTTCATGCGGCGAGCCGGATGAAATTCAGAGAGCCAGTCAGAATATAAATCAGCCATTGTTGGAGCGGGATGATTTTAGTGATGAAGATATTAGCTTTAATGAAAGTAGTGATGAAGTTAGTTCCATAAGTTCGACTCCATCACATGCTTCCCCAGGCCCTGCAAGAACCAGAAGAAAGAATTCCGATGAGAATTATAATGATGGGCATGACCTCAATTTTTTAAATATTAATGTGAAAAATGGGAGTTGCCCCGGGAATACTGTTTTAAGTAAAAGTGACGCTGTACCCATCGAAAAAAATCTCGAGATTAATAGAGGATCCAATACTGGAGTGGAGAAAAAAGAAGATAGTCCAGGCGGTCGTAGTTTTATCGATATTATTTTTAACCGGTCTCCTGCCAGGCGTGAGCTTTCACATTCGCAAAAATTAACACAGCGTCGTCAATATTTGACGGCGCCACGGGTAGTTAATCCTTTTGAGAACTATTGCCAGGCCGAAATTGATAAATTTGGTCAAAAAGATTATGGCAGTTATTTTGTAAGTGGCTGCGACAGGATTGACGTGACGCGTGTGAGCGTATTAATGCACCGCTTCTGTTTATGGGCTGGTTTGCTGGAAAAAAATGACCAGGCATTAGTGGAAACAATCTGGCCGTATTATATGAAGTCTGCGGGGAACGGAATGTTCAGTTTGAAGGATGGCAGGTTCCTATTGAATATGAGCAGCCGCGATATAGAATATTGTGAACAATATGCATCCGATTTCTGCGCCATGAAAATTAATGCGATAAAAGAAAAAGCGGAAATAAAAAAGAAAAAAGTAGATTCTGAATTTGAGCGACAGGCAACCGTGGCCAGGCAAAAAGATGCTGAAGAAAACTCGAAAGAAATTGAAAAAAACCAGAAAATAGCTGAAGAAGAATGGAAAAATTTTCTGCTTGCGAATAAAGACACTCAAGGCTTAACCGAATGTGGGGCGCGTGAACAGGATCCCCAGGCGAAAGCTGTTTTAATAGAAAAGATGTCGATTGACGAGGGTGTTCAAATTGATATTAAAAAAGCTGAAAAATTTAGAGATGGTTTTATCTCAAGTATCAAAGCTATTCTTGCAGTCGATGACAAAATAAGAGATTTGATGAAATCTCCGGCGCATCTGATGGAAAATATATCTGATGTCAGGGGCCTGATTGCGGAGTTGGGTGCGCTGGTTCATATTGATATGACAGATGAACTTGGATTTACTGCGCTACATCGGGTTTCGAGTAGTCCGCTAACCATAGCAACTGATATTTTAAATGATTTACTCTGGTATGATTTTAAACTTGGAAGTCTTGAGATTAAAGATAGGGAGCAAGGAAGAACAGCCTTGCTGCTCGCGGCGGAGCAGGGAATTTTTGAAAATGTTAAAATTCTGGTTGAGGTGGGTGCGGATGTTAATGCCAGGGATATATATGGGGAAACAGCCTTGTTCAAAGTATTAAATGGAAATTTCCCTAATCAGGATATCGCCATTTATTTGCTTAAACATGGTGCGGATCCGGATGCGCAGAATTTCGACAAAAATAAACCCGCTACGCCTGCCATTATCGCCAGTCTTAACGGATTTCTGACTAAAAAAGGACCGAGATTTAATAAAGAGCTGCAGGATGCAATCGAATCTGGCCGTAAAAGGTTGCAAAAAAAATAACGCAACGTTTGGCAACATGCACGGCTCATAACATCCTTTAACGAACAAGCCGGTTCGGCAAGCGGCCAGGGAAAACACCTGGCATAACCCGCTACCGCCCGCAGGGCGGACCTTGGTGCTCCCGCTTGCTCCTGATTGCGCCCAATATGGTGCAACCCGCTATTTTGGCTGGTTGCACCTTTTTTTTGAGAAAGGTACGATCCGCCAGAATTTAGTTACTGACTGATGCGGCCTGGCTGGCGCGAACAAAAGGTAGAAGGAAATATGGCGAGCACCACTCTTGGCGTCAAAGTAGACGATCTGCTGCGTACCCGGCTGAAAGACGCCGCGACCCGCATTGAGCGCACTCCGCATTGGCTCATCAAACAGGCGATTTTTGCCTACCTTGAAAAAATCGAGCACGGCCAGCTTCCCGTTGAGCTGTCGAGTCACGCGGGCATGGCGGATCTGGCCGACAGCGCAACGGTCGAAGCCGACGAAGACAGCGCTCCCCATCCCTTCCTTGAATTCGCGCAAAACGTGCAGCCGCAATCTGTGTTGCGCGCCGCGATCACGGCCGCGTATCGCCGGCCAGAGCCCGAATGCGTGCCTTTTCTGTTGGGTCAGGCGCGTCTGCCTGCCGGTATTGCAAACGATGTGCAAAAAATGGCGGGCGCGCTGGTCGAAACATTGCGCGGCAAGCGCACGGGCGGCGGCGTGGATGGCTTGATTCAGGCGTTTTCACTGTCCAGCCAGGAAGGCGTTGCGTTGATGTGCCTGGCCGAAGCCTTGCTGCGCATCCCTGATCGCGCCACGCGCGATGCGCTGATCCGCGACAAGATCAGCAAGGGCGACTGGAAGTCACACGTGGGCCAGGCGCCCTCGCTGTTTGTCAACGCCGCCACCTGGGGCTTGATGATTACCGGCAAGCTGGTGACGACCAATAGCGAAGCTGGACTGTCGTCGGCGCTGACACGGATGATTGGCAAAGGCGGCGAGCCGTTGATCCGCAAGGGCGTCGATATGGCGATGCGTTTGATGGGCGAGCAGTTCGTCACGGGCGAAAACATTTCCGAAGCGCTCGCTAACAGCCGCAAATATGAAGCGCGAGGATTCCGCTATTCGTATGACATGCTCGGCGAGGCCGCGACGACCGAAGCCGATGCGCAGCGTTATTACACGTCTTACGAGCAGGCGATCCATGCGATTGGCAAGGCAGCGGGCGGACGCGGCATCTATGAAGGCCCGGGTATTTCGATCAAGCTGTCGGCGCTGCATGCCCGTTATTCACGCGCGCAACATGAACGCACGATGAACGAGTTGTTGCCGCGTGTGCGTGCGCTGGCCATTCTCGCGCGCCGCTACGACATTGGTTTGAACATCGATGCCGAAGAGGCGGACCGGCTTGAAATTTCGCTCGATCTGCTGGAGGCCTTGTGTTTCGACGCAGAGCTGGAAGGCTGGAACGGCATCGGTTTTGTGGTCCAGGCGTATCAGAAACGTTGTCCGTTCGTGATCGATTATCTGCTCGACCTCGCACGTCGCAGCCGTCACCGGATCATGGTGCGGCTCGTGAAGGGCGCTTACTGGGACACTGAAATTAAACGTGCGCAAGTGGATGGCCTCGAAGGTTATCCGGTCTATACGCGCAAGATTTACACCGATGTGTCGTATCTGGCCTGCGCCAGAAAGCTGCTCGGGGCGCCGGACGCCGTCTATCCCCAGTTCGCCACGCATAACGCCCACACGCTCGCGGCGATCTATCATCTCGCGGGGCAAAACTACTATCCTGGCCAATACGAATTCCAGTGCCTGCACGGCATGGGCGAACCGCTTTACGAAGAGGTCACGGGCCGCGACAAGCTCAACCGTCCATGCCGCGTGTATGCACCGGTCGGCACGCACGAAACGCTGCTGGCATATCTCGTGCGCCGTCTGCTGGAAAACGGTGCGAACACGTCGTTCGTCAACCGCATCGCAGACCCGGCCGTGGCCATTAGCGATCTGATTGCCGACCCGGTGAATGAAGCGTCGAAAATCGTGCCGCTCGGCGCTCCTCACGCGAAGATTCCGTTGCCGCGTCACCTCTACGGCGACGCACGTCTTAACTCGATGGGGCTCGATCTGTCGAATGAACATCGGCTGGCTTCGCTCTCATCAGCCTTGCTGGGGGCCGCGAATTATCCGTGGCGCGCCGCACCGATGCTCGATGGCAGCGACGAGCTGGCCAACGGCGGCGCACGCGACGTGCGCAACCCCGCGGATCAGCGCGATCTGGTGGGTAGCGTGACCGACGCCACAGCCGAGCAGGTAAATGCCGCGCTAGCGCATGCGCTAGCCGCTGCGCCGATCTGGCAGGCGACTCCCGTCGAGGCGCGAGCCGACTGTCTTGCACGAGCGGCCGATCTGCTCGAAGCGCAGATGCATCCCCTCATCGGTCTGATCGTGCGCGAAGCGGGCAAATCGCTGCCTAACGCGGTGGGCGAGATTCGTGAAGCGGTCGATTTCCTGCGTTACTACGCGATGCAGATTCGTCTGGAGTTTTCGAACGATACCCATCGTCCGCTGGGCCCTGTGGTGTGTATCAGCCCGTGGAATTTCCCGCTGGCGATTTTCATGGGGCAGGTCGCGGCGGCGCTGGCAGCCGGTAACACGGTGCTCGCCAAGCCCGCCGAGCAAACGCCGCTGATCGCCGCGCAAGCGGTCCGCATTCTGCGCGAAGCGGGCGTACCGCCCGGCGCGGTGCAACTGCTGCCCGGTGACGGCGAAACGGTGGGTGCCGCGCTGGTGGCCGATCCCCGCACGCGCGCGGTGATGTTCACGGGCTCGACCGAAGTCGCGCGGCTGATCAACAAAACCCTGTCGATGCGGCTGGATGCGGACGGCAAGCCGATCCCGCTGATCGCTGAAACCGGTGGGCAAAACGCGATGATCGTCGATTCATCGGCGTTGGCCGAGCAGGTTGTGGCAGACGTGCTGCAATCGTCATTTGATTCAGCGGGGCAACGTTGTTCGGCATTGCGAGTGCTCTGCCTGCAAGACGATGTGGCCGAGCGCACGCTGGAAATGCTGCGTGGCGCGATGAACGAACTGGCGCTTGGCAACCCCGACCGGCTTTCGGTCGATGTGGGGCCAGTCATCGACGTCGAGGCCAAGCGCAGTATTGATGCGCATATCGCCGCGATGCGCGAAAAAGGTCACAAAGTGACCCAGTTGCCTCTGCCATCGCGTTGCGCGCATGGCACCTTTGTGCCGCCAACGTTGATCGAGCTCGATAGCATTGATGAACTCAAACGCGAAGTTTTTGGTCCCGTCCTGCATGTGGTGCGTTATCGCCGTCATGCACTGGATACGCTGCTCGAACAGATTCGCGCAACCGGTTATGGACTGACGCTCGGCATTCACACGCGGATCGACGAAACCATCGCTCATGTCGTGGCCCGTTCGCACGTGGGCAACATCTACGTGAACCGCAACGTGATCGGCGCGGTGGTCGGGGTGCAACCGTTTGGCGGCGAGGGCTTGTCAGGCACCGGACCGAAAGCGGGCGGCGCGCTGTATCTGCAACGCCTGCTGGCCAAACGTCCGGCGGGTCTGCCCGCCTCACTGACGCAAATGCTGGTTAGCGACGTACCAGCCGCGGGTGAAAACAGCGACAATCCGTCTTCCGCACTTATCGCGCTGCGCGACTGGCTGAACGCCGAACATCAACCGGCGCTCGCCGCGCGTTGTGAAACCTGGCGTGAATTGGGTCTGGCCGGGGCAACGGCGGTGTTGCCGGGCCCGACAGGCGAACGCAACACGTATACCCTTGGCGCACGCGGCACGATTTTATGTGTGCCCGCAACCGCAACGGGCGCGCGGCTGCAACTGGCTGCCGCCCTTGCCACGGGCAATCGCGTGCTGTTTGAGGGGGGGCCGGGTGAGCAATTGGTGGCGGCCTTGCCCGCTTCGCTCAAGCACCATGTGAGCGTGTGCAAGGCGACGAAGAGCGGTACCGATATCAATACCAATGCCGAATTCGATGCGGTGCTGTTCGAAGGTGACAGCGATGAGCTGCTGGCGCTGGCACGGGAAGTCGCGCAACGCGCGGGGCCGATTGTGTCGGTGCAGGGGATCGCTGCACGGGCGTTGGAAGAAGGAACCGAAGATTACGCGCTCGAACGCTTGTTGACCGAGCGTTCGGTGAGCGTGAACACGGCAGCAGCAGGGGGTAATGCAAATTTGATGACGATCGGTTGAGCTTGCCTTAGCGGTCCATTCAAAACAACGGAAGCGATACGGTAGCGCCGAAGTCGCTCCATCTAACTGGCATCAAGGAGAGAAACCATGCAGCACGCAATGAAAAAGCTCGCAGGCGCTACGCTGGCGGCCACGCTGTCGCTGGCTGGCGCGGCTTACGCGCAGCAGGTGGAGGATGTGAAGATTGGCGTGGCTGGCCCGCTGACAGGTGCCCAGGCTCACTACGGCAAGGATTTTCAGAACGGCATTACGCTGGCTGTCGAAGACATGAACGCCACCAAGCCGGTGATTGGCGGAAAGACAGTGCGCTTCGTGCTGAATTCCGCGGACGATCAGGCTGACCCACGCACCGGTACGACCGTGGCGCAAAAGCTGGTGGATGACGGCATCAAGGGCATGCTTGG from Paraburkholderia hayleyella encodes:
- the putA gene encoding trifunctional transcriptional regulator/proline dehydrogenase/L-glutamate gamma-semialdehyde dehydrogenase encodes the protein MASTTLGVKVDDLLRTRLKDAATRIERTPHWLIKQAIFAYLEKIEHGQLPVELSSHAGMADLADSATVEADEDSAPHPFLEFAQNVQPQSVLRAAITAAYRRPEPECVPFLLGQARLPAGIANDVQKMAGALVETLRGKRTGGGVDGLIQAFSLSSQEGVALMCLAEALLRIPDRATRDALIRDKISKGDWKSHVGQAPSLFVNAATWGLMITGKLVTTNSEAGLSSALTRMIGKGGEPLIRKGVDMAMRLMGEQFVTGENISEALANSRKYEARGFRYSYDMLGEAATTEADAQRYYTSYEQAIHAIGKAAGGRGIYEGPGISIKLSALHARYSRAQHERTMNELLPRVRALAILARRYDIGLNIDAEEADRLEISLDLLEALCFDAELEGWNGIGFVVQAYQKRCPFVIDYLLDLARRSRHRIMVRLVKGAYWDTEIKRAQVDGLEGYPVYTRKIYTDVSYLACARKLLGAPDAVYPQFATHNAHTLAAIYHLAGQNYYPGQYEFQCLHGMGEPLYEEVTGRDKLNRPCRVYAPVGTHETLLAYLVRRLLENGANTSFVNRIADPAVAISDLIADPVNEASKIVPLGAPHAKIPLPRHLYGDARLNSMGLDLSNEHRLASLSSALLGAANYPWRAAPMLDGSDELANGGARDVRNPADQRDLVGSVTDATAEQVNAALAHALAAAPIWQATPVEARADCLARAADLLEAQMHPLIGLIVREAGKSLPNAVGEIREAVDFLRYYAMQIRLEFSNDTHRPLGPVVCISPWNFPLAIFMGQVAAALAAGNTVLAKPAEQTPLIAAQAVRILREAGVPPGAVQLLPGDGETVGAALVADPRTRAVMFTGSTEVARLINKTLSMRLDADGKPIPLIAETGGQNAMIVDSSALAEQVVADVLQSSFDSAGQRCSALRVLCLQDDVAERTLEMLRGAMNELALGNPDRLSVDVGPVIDVEAKRSIDAHIAAMREKGHKVTQLPLPSRCAHGTFVPPTLIELDSIDELKREVFGPVLHVVRYRRHALDTLLEQIRATGYGLTLGIHTRIDETIAHVVARSHVGNIYVNRNVIGAVVGVQPFGGEGLSGTGPKAGGALYLQRLLAKRPAGLPASLTQMLVSDVPAAGENSDNPSSALIALRDWLNAEHQPALAARCETWRELGLAGATAVLPGPTGERNTYTLGARGTILCVPATATGARLQLAAALATGNRVLFEGGPGEQLVAALPASLKHHVSVCKATKSGTDINTNAEFDAVLFEGDSDELLALAREVAQRAGPIVSVQGIAARALEEGTEDYALERLLTERSVSVNTAAAGGNANLMTIG
- a CDS encoding ankyrin repeat domain-containing protein, with the protein product MYKNTGVSGTKNTNYNDNHSTDVEQIEPKGIFKLDIKDSKSNAGEIIPRNPGNQMDSVPIIGSCGEPDEIQRASQNINQPLLERDDFSDEDISFNESSDEVSSISSTPSHASPGPARTRRKNSDENYNDGHDLNFLNINVKNGSCPGNTVLSKSDAVPIEKNLEINRGSNTGVEKKEDSPGGRSFIDIIFNRSPARRELSHSQKLTQRRQYLTAPRVVNPFENYCQAEIDKFGQKDYGSYFVSGCDRIDVTRVSVLMHRFCLWAGLLEKNDQALVETIWPYYMKSAGNGMFSLKDGRFLLNMSSRDIEYCEQYASDFCAMKINAIKEKAEIKKKKVDSEFERQATVARQKDAEENSKEIEKNQKIAEEEWKNFLLANKDTQGLTECGAREQDPQAKAVLIEKMSIDEGVQIDIKKAEKFRDGFISSIKAILAVDDKIRDLMKSPAHLMENISDVRGLIAELGALVHIDMTDELGFTALHRVSSSPLTIATDILNDLLWYDFKLGSLEIKDREQGRTALLLAAEQGIFENVKILVEVGADVNARDIYGETALFKVLNGNFPNQDIAIYLLKHGADPDAQNFDKNKPATPAIIASLNGFLTKKGPRFNKELQDAIESGRKRLQKK